A single window of Halobacillus naozhouensis DNA harbors:
- a CDS encoding PH domain-containing protein produces the protein MRFRSKIDSMFIAITSVVLLIIGIVFLVPYIFDESTHTFTFTAVWLSIFFLTIAFILWVSFSINYTFHETYLHVKGGPFFSKIPYDEITKVAPTEDIYTGYRLLSSSKGIEIHYKSGILGSVKISPREKHRFLSELKKHCPQAEVYEK, from the coding sequence TTGAGATTTCGGTCGAAAATAGATTCTATGTTTATAGCTATTACGTCGGTGGTACTTCTAATTATTGGAATTGTCTTTCTGGTTCCTTATATCTTTGATGAATCCACCCATACATTTACTTTTACTGCAGTATGGTTATCAATATTTTTCCTTACCATAGCGTTTATTTTGTGGGTCTCTTTTTCCATAAACTATACATTTCATGAAACTTATTTGCATGTGAAAGGCGGCCCCTTCTTTAGTAAAATTCCATATGATGAGATTACCAAAGTAGCCCCTACGGAAGATATCTATACAGGTTATCGATTATTGTCATCCAGTAAAGGGATTGAAATCCATTATAAATCCGGGATCCTTGGCAGTGTGAAAATATCACCTAGAGAAAAGCATAGGTTCCTCTCTGAGCTCAAGAAGCATTGCCCCCAGGCGGAGGTTTATGAGAAATAA